A section of the Ovis canadensis isolate MfBH-ARS-UI-01 breed Bighorn chromosome 1, ARS-UI_OviCan_v2, whole genome shotgun sequence genome encodes:
- the KCNJ13 gene encoding inward rectifier potassium channel 13 translates to MDGSHCKVIAPLLTQRHRRMVTKDGHSTLQMDGAHTGLAYLRDAWGTLMDMRWRWMMLVFSASFVIHWLVFAVLWYVLAEMNGDLGLDHDAPPENHTICVKYITSFTAAFSFSLETQLTIGYGTMFPSGDCPSAIALLAIQMLLGLMLEAFITGAFVAKIARPKNRAFSIRFTDLAVVAHIDGKPNLIFQVANTRPSPLTNVRVSAVLYQEQENGKLYQTSVDFHLDGISSEECPFFIFPLTYYHSIIPSSPLAALLQHENPPHFELVVFLSAMQEGTGETCQRRTSYLPSEILLHHCFASLLARGSKGEYQIKMENFDKTIPEFQTPLVSKSPNRTDLDIHINGQSIDNFQISETGLIE, encoded by the exons ATGGATGGCAGTCACTGCAAAGTTATTGCTCCTCTCCTGACTCAGAGACACAGGAGGATGGTCACCAAGGATGGTCACAGCACGCTTCAAATGGATGGCGCCCACACAGGCCTTGCCTATCTTCGAGACGCCTGGGGAACCCTAATGGACATGCGCTGGCGCTGGATGATGCTGGTCTTCTCCGCCTCTTTCGTCATCCACTGGCTTGTCTTTGCAGTGCTCTGGTATGTTCTCGCTGAGATGAACGGTGACCTGGGACTAGATCACGATGCCCCACCTGAAAACCACACTATCTGCGTCAAGTACATCACCAGTTTCACAGCGGCATTCTCTTTCTCCCTGGAGACACAGCTCACAATTGGTTACGGCACCATGTTCCCCAGTGGTGACTGTCCAAGTGCAATCGCCCTCCTTGCCATACAAATGCTCCTAGGCCTCATGCTAGAGGCTTTTATCACAG GTGCCTTTGTGGCGAAGATTGCCCGGCCTAAAAATCGAGCTTTCTCAATTCGCTTTactgacttagcagtagtagctcACATAGATGGCAAACCTAATCTCATTTTCCAAGTGGCCAACACTCGACCTAGCCCTCTAACCAATGTTCGGGTCTCAGCTGTACTCTATCAGGAACAAGAAAACGGCAAACTCTACCAGACCAGCGTGGACTTTCACCTTGACGGCATCAGTTCTGAGGAGTGTCCATTCTTTATCTTTCCACTCACCTACTACCACTCTATTATACCATCAAGTCCTCTGGCTGCTCTGCTCCAGCATGAAAATCCTCCCCACTTTGAATTAGTTGTATTCCTTTCAGCAATGCAGGAAGGTACTGGAGAAACGTGTCAGAGGAGGACATCCTACCTGCCCTCCGAGATCCTGTTACATCACTGTTTTGCATCTCTGTTGGCCCGAGGCTCCAAAGGTGAGTATCAAATCAAGATGGAGAATTTTGACAAGACTATTCCTGAATTTCAAACTCCTCTGGTCTCCAAGAGCCCAAACAGGACTGACCTGGATATCCACATCAACGGACAAAGCATTGACAATTTTCAGATCTCTGAAACAGGACTGATAGAGTAA